A genomic region of Tsukamurella pulmonis contains the following coding sequences:
- a CDS encoding styrene monooxygenase/indole monooxygenase family protein — translation MTQARIAIIGAGVVGATAALVLARAGHPVDLYSDRTAEQLRDAVPATGTAVLFGHSRDVDHTLVEELYPDAPLSTGMNTRLNTGEPGALEQVLAFDPDFTYTAAGIDVRLRAHDRIRLFEQAGGAFHVETVTPENLDAIAAAHDLTIVSTGKGGLSSLFPVDESRTVYRSPQRHLLAAAFTGLGHGADVFTARGHGAGAHNVFNLHTDHGEIWIGPYWHKDAGPSWSVLGFAKPDGDWVQRWGEVTDAQSALDVVVSIYRDYFPDDLPDIEKLRVIEQDPHSWLRGAVTPTVRQGVGHTRGGRPVLALGDSAIAFDPIAGQGAQTGLIQVAALAKALEHRGADGGAFTAEWITDQFDRHWEERGHAAAEVTRLFLGDPDYAFAAGLLFAGAVADDAVGAALFGLLSEPAPILDLHTEEDVERFIVEAKAAFASA, via the coding sequence ATGACCCAGGCACGCATCGCCATCATCGGCGCCGGAGTGGTGGGAGCCACCGCCGCGCTCGTCCTCGCCCGCGCCGGGCACCCGGTAGACCTCTACAGCGACCGCACCGCGGAGCAACTGCGCGACGCCGTGCCCGCCACCGGCACCGCCGTCCTGTTCGGGCACTCGCGGGACGTCGACCACACGCTCGTCGAGGAGCTCTACCCCGACGCGCCGCTCTCCACCGGCATGAACACCCGCCTGAACACGGGCGAGCCGGGCGCACTGGAGCAGGTGCTCGCCTTCGACCCCGACTTCACCTACACCGCGGCGGGCATCGACGTGCGGCTGCGCGCCCACGACCGCATTCGCCTGTTCGAGCAGGCCGGTGGCGCCTTCCATGTCGAAACGGTCACGCCCGAGAATCTCGACGCCATCGCGGCGGCGCACGATCTCACCATCGTCTCGACCGGCAAGGGCGGACTGTCGAGCCTGTTCCCGGTCGACGAGTCGCGCACCGTCTACCGCTCCCCGCAGCGCCACCTGCTGGCCGCCGCCTTCACCGGTCTCGGCCACGGCGCGGACGTCTTCACCGCCCGCGGGCACGGTGCCGGCGCGCACAACGTGTTCAACCTGCACACCGACCACGGCGAGATCTGGATCGGCCCGTACTGGCACAAGGACGCGGGCCCGTCGTGGAGCGTGCTCGGGTTCGCCAAGCCCGACGGGGACTGGGTCCAGCGGTGGGGCGAGGTGACCGATGCGCAGAGCGCGCTCGACGTGGTCGTGAGCATCTACCGGGACTACTTCCCCGACGATCTGCCGGACATCGAGAAGCTGCGCGTGATCGAGCAGGACCCGCACTCGTGGCTGCGCGGCGCCGTGACCCCGACGGTGCGCCAGGGCGTCGGCCACACCCGCGGCGGCCGCCCGGTCCTCGCCCTCGGCGACTCCGCGATCGCCTTCGATCCGATCGCCGGGCAGGGCGCGCAGACCGGGTTGATCCAGGTGGCGGCGCTGGCCAAGGCCCTCGAACACCGAGGCGCGGACGGCGGAGCCTTCACCGCCGAGTGGATCACGGACCAGTTCGACCGGCACTGGGAGGAACGCGGTCATGCGGCCGCGGAGGTCACCCGCCTGTTCCTGGGCGACCCGGACTACGCCTTCGCCGCCGGCCTGCTCTTCGCCGGTGCGGTCGCCGACGACGCCGTGGGCGCCGCGCTGTTCGGCCTGCTCTCGGAGCCCGCGCCGATCCTCGATCTCCACACCGAGGAGGACGTCGAGCGGTTCATCGTCGAGGCGAAGGCCGCGTTCGCCTCGGCGTGA
- a CDS encoding Gfo/Idh/MocA family protein — translation MSVRIGLVGAGPWARETHAPSLAAHPGVDFVGGWARDPAAAAEVFPRSFETPDALFGAVDAVAFAVPPNVQAPLAAQAARAGRHLILDKPIALDLDGAVALAESVAEAGVRSIVAFTRRFAPETREFLAAAAELRPVAAQAQWLSGAALAGKFAASAWRQEEGALFDVGPHILDLLDAAAGPIATVEAARYDAPSDTWAAQLTHADGAASSVSLSLRTPVVPTVMRVSAHSQQGLALLDRRDTPSTECFRVLLDEFLGAIATGEDHPLDVQHGLRIQRVIDRIRAGAAPARR, via the coding sequence GTGAGTGTGCGTATCGGTCTGGTCGGCGCGGGGCCATGGGCACGGGAGACGCACGCGCCCTCCCTCGCCGCCCATCCCGGCGTCGACTTCGTGGGCGGGTGGGCCCGCGATCCCGCGGCCGCGGCCGAGGTCTTCCCCCGGTCCTTCGAGACCCCCGACGCGCTGTTCGGCGCCGTCGACGCCGTGGCCTTCGCCGTACCGCCGAACGTGCAGGCTCCGCTCGCCGCGCAGGCCGCGCGGGCGGGTCGGCACCTGATCCTCGACAAGCCGATCGCCCTCGACCTCGACGGCGCCGTTGCGCTCGCGGAGAGCGTCGCGGAGGCCGGCGTCCGGTCGATCGTCGCCTTCACCCGACGGTTCGCCCCCGAGACCCGGGAGTTCCTCGCCGCCGCAGCCGAACTGCGCCCGGTCGCGGCGCAGGCGCAGTGGCTCTCCGGTGCCGCGCTCGCCGGGAAGTTCGCCGCGTCCGCGTGGCGGCAGGAGGAGGGCGCGCTCTTCGACGTGGGCCCGCACATCCTGGATCTGCTCGACGCGGCCGCGGGCCCCATCGCGACCGTCGAGGCGGCGCGCTACGACGCTCCCAGCGATACCTGGGCGGCGCAGCTGACCCACGCCGACGGCGCCGCATCGTCCGTCTCACTGTCGCTGCGCACCCCCGTCGTGCCGACGGTGATGCGGGTGTCCGCGCACTCGCAGCAGGGCCTCGCCTTGCTCGACCGCCGCGACACCCCGTCGACGGAGTGCTTCCGGGTTTTGCTCGACGAGTTCCTCGGTGCGATCGCCACCGGCGAGGACCACCCACTCGACGTGCAGCACGGACTGCGCATACAGCGGGTGATCGACCGCATCCGTGCCGGAGCGGCCCCGGCGAGACGATGA
- a CDS encoding TrpB-like pyridoxal phosphate-dependent enzyme: MTRSDAAPHQDITSIDVPTHWYNLAAELETPIPPHLHPGTKEPVQPEDLAPLFASGLIAQEASTEAYHEIPEPVREILAMWRPSPLIRARKFEEALGTTCRIYVKYEGVSPVGSHKTNSAVAQAYYNSVDGVRKLTTETGAGQWGSALSFAGAQFGIDVEVWQVRASYDSKPYRGHLMRTYGGTVHPSPSDLTEAGRAMLAKDPNTTGSLGMAVSEAVEVAAQDPEARYALGSVLNHVVLHQSVIGLEAVDQLNLHENGADVVFGCAGGGSNLAGLAFPFLREKIHGRQDPRIVAAEPAACPSITKGEYRYDHGDVAGLTPLLKMHTLGMDFVPDPIHAGGLRYHGMAPALSHTVELGLVEGIAIEQNDAFAAGVLFARTQGIVPAPESTHAIAAAADYAREHSDEVLIIGLSGHGQLDLPAYAEYLSGGLA, from the coding sequence ATGACACGCTCGGACGCCGCACCGCACCAGGACATCACCTCGATCGACGTTCCCACCCATTGGTACAACCTGGCCGCGGAGCTGGAGACGCCGATCCCGCCGCACCTGCACCCCGGCACCAAGGAGCCCGTGCAGCCCGAGGACCTGGCGCCGCTCTTCGCGTCCGGACTCATCGCGCAGGAGGCGTCCACCGAGGCGTACCACGAGATCCCCGAGCCGGTCCGCGAGATCCTCGCGATGTGGCGGCCGTCGCCGCTGATCCGTGCGCGCAAGTTCGAGGAGGCACTCGGTACCACCTGCCGGATCTACGTCAAGTACGAGGGCGTGAGCCCCGTCGGTTCTCACAAGACCAATTCGGCGGTGGCGCAGGCCTATTACAACTCCGTCGACGGGGTGCGGAAGCTGACCACCGAGACGGGGGCGGGCCAGTGGGGCAGCGCGCTCTCGTTCGCGGGCGCGCAGTTCGGCATCGATGTCGAGGTGTGGCAGGTGCGGGCCTCCTACGACTCCAAGCCCTATCGCGGTCATCTCATGCGCACCTACGGCGGCACCGTGCACCCCAGCCCGTCCGACCTCACCGAGGCGGGGCGCGCGATGCTGGCGAAGGACCCGAACACCACGGGCAGCCTCGGCATGGCGGTCTCCGAGGCGGTCGAGGTCGCGGCGCAGGACCCCGAGGCCCGCTACGCCCTCGGCAGCGTGCTCAACCACGTGGTGCTGCACCAGTCCGTGATCGGCCTCGAGGCCGTCGACCAGCTGAACCTCCACGAGAACGGGGCCGACGTCGTCTTCGGTTGCGCCGGTGGCGGATCCAACCTCGCCGGCCTCGCGTTCCCGTTCCTGCGGGAGAAGATCCACGGCCGTCAGGACCCGAGGATCGTCGCCGCCGAGCCCGCCGCGTGCCCGTCGATCACGAAGGGCGAGTACCGCTACGACCACGGCGACGTCGCGGGCCTCACGCCGCTGCTCAAGATGCACACGCTCGGCATGGATTTCGTGCCCGACCCGATCCACGCCGGCGGCCTGCGCTATCACGGGATGGCGCCGGCGCTGAGTCACACCGTGGAGCTGGGCCTGGTGGAGGGGATCGCGATCGAGCAGAACGACGCGTTCGCCGCCGGTGTGCTGTTCGCGCGCACCCAGGGGATCGTCCCGGCACCGGAGTCCACGCACGCCATCGCGGCCGCGGCCGACTACGCCCGCGAGCACTCCGACGAGGTCCTGATCATCGGCCTCTCCGGCCACGGCCAGCTCGACCTGCCCGCCTACGCCGAGTACCTCTCGGGCGGCCTGGCCTGA
- a CDS encoding 3-oxoacyl-ACP synthase III family protein gives MNPRIVGLASYLPENRVSADYFREYADADSRTLTSNPMFAPPAYRHHAAAGESNVDLMCAAIDRLREQVGEEALQADVVLSHSQLPDLPVVGCGGDVARRLGTRPSLVLDLHNGGCAAFLLMLQLARTVFTAGTARSALLLTATNAAGNVFTQDRVRNLPQAAIPGDGAAAALVVADPQAGGLEVREVACAQHSEYAGDMTAAVDPPRKYWEAGEGQLHVGFTEAKIAKVLARGNRLVPEVALAAAAAGGLTGPQVGHLVTNQPNRTFLRNWREALELPPERHPDTFDECGNLFAVGVPHTFATARADGRIGPGEDVVLAAFAHAGDFAASALVRT, from the coding sequence GTGAACCCGCGGATCGTCGGGCTCGCGTCGTACCTGCCCGAGAACCGCGTCTCCGCCGACTACTTCCGCGAGTACGCCGACGCCGACAGCCGCACGCTCACCTCGAACCCGATGTTCGCTCCGCCCGCGTACCGGCACCACGCGGCGGCGGGGGAGTCGAACGTCGACCTGATGTGCGCGGCGATCGACCGGCTGCGGGAGCAGGTGGGCGAGGAGGCCCTGCAGGCCGACGTCGTGCTCAGCCACTCCCAGCTGCCCGACCTGCCCGTCGTCGGCTGCGGCGGCGACGTCGCGCGGCGGCTCGGCACGCGGCCGTCGCTGGTACTGGACTTGCACAACGGAGGCTGCGCGGCCTTCCTCCTCATGCTGCAGCTCGCGCGCACCGTGTTCACCGCCGGCACCGCCCGCTCGGCGCTGCTGCTCACCGCCACCAACGCCGCCGGGAACGTCTTCACCCAGGACCGGGTGCGGAACCTGCCGCAGGCCGCCATCCCGGGCGACGGTGCCGCCGCGGCCCTCGTCGTCGCCGATCCGCAGGCCGGCGGGCTCGAGGTGCGCGAGGTGGCGTGCGCGCAGCACAGCGAGTACGCGGGCGACATGACCGCCGCGGTCGATCCGCCGCGCAAGTACTGGGAGGCCGGTGAGGGGCAACTCCACGTCGGCTTCACCGAGGCCAAGATCGCCAAGGTCCTCGCCCGCGGCAACCGGCTGGTCCCGGAGGTCGCGCTCGCCGCCGCGGCCGCCGGCGGGCTGACCGGCCCGCAGGTGGGGCACCTCGTCACCAACCAGCCCAACCGCACCTTCCTGCGGAACTGGCGCGAGGCGCTCGAGCTCCCGCCCGAGCGGCACCCGGACACCTTCGACGAGTGCGGCAACCTGTTCGCCGTCGGTGTTCCGCACACCTTCGCCACGGCCCGTGCGGACGGCCGGATCGGGCCCGGGGAGGACGTGGTCCTCGCGGCGTTCGCCCACGCCGGGGACTTCGCCGCCTCGGCGCTCGTGCGGACCTGA
- a CDS encoding sensor domain-containing protein yields MSRAFVEHSLDGFFVHDEDGRLVMVNDAACTSTGYTRAELLRMNALDIVQVTVGEARHNWELAMAGTMLVIPAMHRRKDGSTFPVEAHLYFHVIDGRRYIAGLTRDISERVASVRAMSEAQYRLRARAEESAVRSERVSGLLQAVMDTAPFHIFIKDRLGRYLYFNTPVAELAGVPEALAIGSDDTLVFPAVADQLMATDRAIMDSGVGREVEEIMVAGPDQEPRTFVANKAPYRNADGEIVGLIGISRDVTDARRDQALLRRAEERWQFAIDGAGDGMWDWDLTTGVVFYSDQWKAMLGYGHDDIGSTVGEWMHRVHPDDLATSWQSIREVADGRAREFSTEHRMRTRSGEWVWVLDRGRAVETGPDGTPTRVIGTHTDITARRHAESEIRELNRRLRWRADHDDLTGLLGRAGFIERATAVVEQRRADGAVLAVLWIDLDSFKRINDSLGHKLGDQVLQVVSRRLQAASLRTDLVARLGGDEFVVLRPHVDASDPTEEWAERVRAALAEGVEVDGLHVTVTCSIGLVESGATDDGITQLLIDGDLALLQAKRDGRNRTVAHSAGLRAPQQQRVALARHIRSMIDGGNIEVRYQPVLDLATGAMVGAEALTRIAGPDGEELTPADFLPHLEALGMLPDLARLVLRRACADFAGSPDLGWVSVNLASEDLADPQLPHVVESTVERSGLDPSRLILEINERVVPERHVLAATHRLIELGTRIALDDFGTGWSSLAQLRDLDLALVKIDRSVVTASTGHDDPQLEAMLDAAVAMARALDLDVIAEGIECPAEAAALAGAGAHYAQGYLWSYPIPFDELRDWTRHRVDAG; encoded by the coding sequence ATGAGCCGAGCCTTCGTCGAGCACTCGCTGGACGGGTTCTTCGTCCATGACGAGGACGGGCGGCTGGTCATGGTGAACGACGCCGCGTGCACGAGCACCGGCTACACCCGTGCCGAGTTGCTCCGCATGAACGCGCTCGACATCGTCCAGGTCACGGTCGGCGAGGCCCGCCACAACTGGGAGCTCGCCATGGCAGGCACGATGCTGGTGATCCCAGCCATGCACCGCCGCAAGGACGGCAGCACGTTCCCCGTCGAGGCGCATCTGTACTTCCACGTGATCGACGGTCGTCGTTACATCGCCGGCCTGACCCGCGACATCTCCGAGCGGGTGGCCTCCGTGCGCGCGATGAGCGAGGCGCAGTACCGGCTCCGCGCCCGGGCCGAAGAGTCGGCAGTGCGGTCCGAACGGGTGTCGGGTCTGCTCCAGGCCGTGATGGACACGGCGCCGTTCCACATCTTCATCAAGGATCGGCTGGGCCGGTACCTGTACTTCAACACGCCGGTGGCCGAACTCGCCGGCGTTCCGGAGGCGCTCGCGATCGGCTCCGACGACACTCTCGTCTTCCCCGCCGTGGCCGACCAGCTCATGGCCACGGACCGCGCGATCATGGACAGCGGCGTCGGCCGGGAGGTCGAGGAGATCATGGTCGCGGGGCCGGACCAGGAGCCGCGCACCTTCGTGGCGAACAAGGCGCCCTACCGCAACGCCGACGGCGAGATCGTCGGCCTGATCGGCATCTCGCGCGACGTCACCGACGCCCGCCGCGATCAGGCCCTGCTCCGGCGCGCCGAGGAACGGTGGCAGTTCGCGATCGACGGCGCCGGCGACGGCATGTGGGACTGGGACCTCACCACCGGCGTCGTGTTCTACTCCGACCAGTGGAAGGCCATGCTGGGCTACGGCCACGACGACATCGGCTCCACGGTCGGCGAATGGATGCACCGCGTCCACCCGGACGACCTCGCGACCTCGTGGCAGTCGATCCGGGAGGTCGCCGACGGCCGCGCCCGCGAGTTCTCCACCGAGCACCGCATGCGGACGCGCTCCGGCGAATGGGTCTGGGTGCTCGATCGCGGCCGTGCGGTGGAGACGGGGCCGGACGGAACGCCGACCCGGGTCATCGGGACCCACACCGACATCACCGCGCGACGGCATGCGGAATCGGAGATCCGGGAGCTCAACCGGCGACTGCGCTGGCGCGCGGATCACGACGACCTCACCGGCCTCCTGGGTCGCGCCGGCTTCATCGAACGCGCCACGGCCGTCGTCGAGCAGCGCCGCGCCGACGGTGCGGTGCTCGCCGTGCTCTGGATCGACCTCGACTCCTTCAAGCGGATCAACGACTCCCTCGGGCACAAACTCGGCGATCAGGTCCTGCAGGTGGTCTCCCGCCGGTTGCAGGCGGCGAGCCTGCGCACCGATCTCGTCGCCCGCCTGGGCGGCGACGAGTTCGTCGTGCTGCGCCCCCACGTCGACGCGTCCGACCCCACCGAGGAGTGGGCCGAGCGGGTGCGCGCAGCGCTCGCCGAGGGCGTCGAGGTCGACGGCCTGCACGTCACGGTGACCTGTTCGATCGGGCTGGTCGAGTCCGGCGCCACCGACGACGGGATCACGCAGTTGCTCATCGATGGCGATCTCGCGCTGCTCCAGGCCAAACGCGACGGCCGTAACCGCACCGTCGCGCATTCGGCGGGCCTGCGCGCGCCCCAGCAGCAGCGGGTCGCGCTCGCCCGGCACATCCGCTCGATGATCGACGGTGGGAACATCGAGGTGCGCTACCAGCCCGTGCTCGACCTCGCCACCGGTGCGATGGTGGGCGCGGAGGCGCTCACCCGGATCGCCGGACCGGACGGCGAGGAACTGACGCCCGCCGACTTCCTGCCGCACCTCGAGGCCCTGGGGATGCTCCCCGACCTCGCCCGGCTCGTGCTGCGCCGCGCCTGCGCGGACTTCGCGGGCTCCCCGGACCTCGGCTGGGTGTCGGTCAACCTCGCCTCGGAGGATCTCGCCGATCCGCAGCTGCCGCACGTGGTCGAGAGCACGGTGGAGCGCTCGGGTCTCGACCCGTCGCGCCTGATCCTGGAGATCAACGAGCGGGTGGTGCCGGAGCGACACGTCCTCGCGGCGACCCACCGGCTGATCGAACTGGGCACCCGGATCGCACTCGACGACTTCGGCACCGGCTGGTCCAGCCTCGCGCAGCTGCGCGACCTCGATCTCGCGCTGGTGAAGATCGATCGCTCGGTGGTCACCGCCTCGACCGGACACGACGATCCGCAGCTCGAAGCCATGCTCGACGCGGCGGTCGCGATGGCGCGCGCCCTCGACCTCGACGTCATCGCCGAGGGCATCGAGTGCCCGGCGGAGGCCGCCGCGCTGGCCGGTGCCGGCGCCCACTACGCCCAGGGATACCTGTGGTCGTACCCGATCCCGTTCGACGAACTGCGCGACTGGACGAGACACCGCGTCGACGCGGGCTGA
- a CDS encoding thiamine pyrophosphate-binding protein, with translation MSPAVADRIANALYAYGFRNAYGIHGANPEDLFAALLRRPPHRRLTVTIAKHEFGAGAMADGATRMTGRPACLIATSGGAAMNCVPALAESYQSRVPILALIGSPPTGAEGRGAFQDMCAAPRTVDLLGVLRGVTGFSAKVSGPDDLRPALDGALDCLERGLPAALLLPKDVQCAECVEPPPRTPVRPVAPAPSDEVIRLLRAARRPLVLLGEGASRARLAGPVSELSAATGAVVAAGPNGRDAVPSRGGVGIAGVMGHPVVPRVAAEADLIVALGTELDLMDRSGLDAAMDVTCTVHAGAEPPLRAVTVHEPVRDLAAYTRALAAAAGPCRRRPWTRAVPEPIVVPRNGSGVMTCADGVDALAEVIPRGALVFADAGNAGAAAVHRLPLGTGERFLVALGMGGMGHGIAAGIGAAIATRRPTVILAGDGAFFMHGMEIHTAIEARAPVLLVVLNNDAHGMCVAREDKFFPDLPGINRFRPSRIAEGLAAMFPTLPVRAVTTPDGARSACEDLLAGLGGGPSCLEIGTDPAEIPPFAALLPDTAKEHR, from the coding sequence GTGTCCCCGGCCGTCGCGGATCGTATTGCAAATGCTTTGTATGCGTATGGATTTCGCAACGCATACGGTATCCACGGGGCCAATCCCGAGGATCTGTTCGCGGCGCTGCTGCGGCGGCCGCCGCACCGTCGACTGACGGTGACGATCGCGAAACACGAGTTCGGGGCCGGCGCCATGGCCGACGGCGCCACCCGCATGACGGGCCGTCCCGCCTGCCTCATCGCGACCTCGGGTGGCGCGGCCATGAACTGCGTCCCCGCGCTCGCCGAGTCGTACCAGTCGCGCGTGCCGATCCTGGCCCTGATCGGCAGCCCGCCCACCGGAGCCGAGGGCCGCGGCGCGTTCCAGGACATGTGCGCCGCGCCGCGCACCGTCGACCTGTTGGGCGTCCTGCGCGGGGTCACGGGGTTCTCGGCGAAGGTGTCGGGCCCGGACGACCTGCGCCCCGCGCTCGACGGTGCGCTCGACTGTCTCGAGCGCGGGTTGCCCGCGGCGCTGCTCCTGCCCAAGGACGTGCAGTGCGCCGAGTGCGTCGAGCCGCCGCCCCGGACGCCGGTCCGTCCGGTGGCCCCGGCCCCGTCGGACGAGGTGATCCGCCTGCTTCGCGCCGCGCGCCGGCCGTTGGTCCTCCTCGGAGAAGGTGCGTCGCGGGCACGGCTGGCCGGCCCGGTGTCCGAGCTCTCGGCTGCGACGGGCGCGGTGGTCGCCGCCGGACCCAACGGGCGCGACGCCGTACCGTCGCGCGGGGGCGTCGGGATCGCCGGGGTCATGGGGCATCCCGTGGTGCCGCGCGTCGCGGCCGAGGCCGACTTGATCGTGGCGCTGGGGACCGAGCTCGACCTCATGGATCGCAGCGGGCTCGACGCGGCGATGGACGTCACGTGCACCGTCCACGCCGGGGCCGAGCCGCCGCTCCGCGCGGTCACCGTGCACGAGCCGGTGCGGGATCTCGCCGCGTACACCCGGGCCCTCGCCGCGGCCGCCGGCCCCTGCCGGAGACGGCCGTGGACGCGGGCCGTGCCGGAGCCGATCGTGGTGCCTCGGAACGGGTCCGGTGTGATGACCTGTGCGGACGGTGTGGACGCGCTGGCCGAGGTGATACCGCGCGGCGCCCTGGTCTTCGCGGACGCCGGGAACGCCGGAGCCGCGGCGGTGCACCGGCTTCCGCTGGGTACGGGGGAGCGGTTCCTCGTCGCGCTCGGGATGGGCGGCATGGGGCACGGGATCGCGGCCGGGATCGGCGCCGCGATCGCCACCCGGCGTCCCACGGTGATCCTCGCGGGCGACGGCGCGTTCTTCATGCACGGCATGGAGATCCACACCGCGATCGAGGCGCGAGCGCCGGTCCTGCTCGTGGTCCTCAACAACGACGCGCACGGCATGTGCGTCGCGCGCGAGGACAAGTTCTTCCCGGACCTGCCCGGTATCAATCGGTTCCGTCCCAGCCGGATCGCCGAGGGTCTCGCCGCCATGTTCCCGACGCTGCCCGTCCGCGCGGTCACCACGCCGGACGGTGCGCGGTCCGCGTGCGAGGACCTGCTGGCCGGACTCGGGGGCGGACCGTCGTGCCTGGAGATCGGGACCGACCCGGCCGAGATCCCACCGTTCGCCGCACTGTTGCCCGACACCGCGAAGGAGCACCGATGA
- a CDS encoding amino acid permease translates to MDLLRTKPLARIKADGAADGGLRRDLRLFDLIGFGVGIVIGTGIFTLTGVQAKVNAGPGIAISFIVAGVVSLFAALCYAELAAAVPTAGSAYTYAYATIGEVFAWIIGWDLLLEFGLGAAVVSRSWSGYLADLFHLPPQWFTEEAPVNVGAIVIIVVLGVVATVGIRESARVTNMLVLVKVAISVFVVIVGAFFITRSNLVPFIPESVPAESGGEALDRPLIETILGGAPSHFGVAGILTAAAVVFFAYTGFEAVANLGEEARRPGRDMPRALIGTLVACTLLYVLVSVVLTGMVKYTDIDSSAPLSKAFDVVGASWAGDLVAIAAVAGLTSVILVELVTMGRIGYAMGRDGLIPPSVAKVSPRFGTPTRLTVIVVIVCALMGGFIPIEALSEMVSIGALFAFLLVSLAVPILRRTKPDLARPFRVPFSPLIPVLSGLACVYLMLNLAVATWLRFLIWFALGVAIYLLYGRRHSVLGREGSMADSGG, encoded by the coding sequence ATGGACCTCCTGCGGACGAAACCTCTCGCCAGGATCAAGGCCGACGGCGCCGCCGACGGCGGACTGCGACGGGACCTGCGCCTGTTCGACCTCATCGGTTTCGGTGTCGGCATCGTGATCGGGACGGGCATCTTCACCTTGACCGGCGTCCAGGCCAAGGTGAACGCCGGTCCCGGCATCGCGATCTCGTTCATCGTCGCCGGCGTGGTCAGCCTGTTCGCCGCGCTCTGTTACGCCGAACTGGCGGCGGCGGTGCCCACAGCCGGCAGCGCGTACACCTACGCGTACGCCACGATCGGTGAGGTCTTCGCATGGATCATCGGCTGGGACCTGCTGCTGGAGTTCGGGCTGGGCGCGGCCGTCGTCTCGCGCAGTTGGTCCGGGTACCTGGCGGATCTGTTCCACCTGCCTCCGCAGTGGTTCACGGAGGAGGCGCCCGTGAACGTCGGCGCGATCGTGATCATCGTCGTGCTCGGCGTCGTCGCCACCGTCGGGATCAGGGAGTCGGCCCGGGTGACCAACATGTTGGTCCTGGTCAAGGTGGCGATCTCTGTCTTCGTCGTCATCGTGGGTGCCTTCTTCATCACGCGGTCCAACCTGGTTCCGTTCATCCCCGAGTCCGTGCCGGCGGAGTCCGGTGGAGAAGCACTCGACCGGCCGCTGATCGAGACGATCCTCGGGGGCGCACCGTCGCACTTCGGCGTCGCGGGCATCCTCACCGCCGCGGCCGTGGTCTTCTTCGCCTACACGGGCTTCGAGGCCGTCGCCAACCTCGGTGAGGAGGCCCGCCGGCCCGGCCGCGACATGCCTCGGGCACTGATCGGCACGCTCGTCGCGTGCACGCTGCTCTACGTGCTCGTCTCGGTGGTGCTCACCGGCATGGTCAAGTACACCGACATCGATTCCAGTGCACCGCTGTCGAAGGCCTTCGACGTGGTCGGCGCATCCTGGGCGGGCGATCTCGTCGCCATCGCCGCCGTCGCCGGCCTGACCTCGGTGATCCTTGTCGAACTGGTGACGATGGGGCGGATCGGCTACGCCATGGGGCGCGACGGCCTGATCCCGCCCTCGGTCGCGAAGGTCTCGCCGCGGTTCGGCACGCCCACGCGGCTCACCGTCATCGTCGTGATCGTGTGCGCCCTGATGGGCGGCTTCATCCCGATCGAGGCGCTCTCCGAGATGGTCAGCATCGGCGCGCTGTTCGCCTTCCTGCTGGTGTCGCTCGCCGTGCCGATCCTGCGCCGGACCAAGCCCGACCTCGCCCGGCCGTTCCGGGTCCCCTTCTCGCCACTGATCCCTGTTCTGTCCGGATTGGCCTGCGTCTACCTCATGCTCAATCTCGCGGTGGCGACGTGGCTGCGTTTCCTGATCTGGTTCGCCCTGGGCGTTGCGATCTACCTCCTCTACGGTCGCCGCCACTCGGTGCTCGGTCGCGAGGGCTCCATGGCAGACTCAGGCGGGTGA